The DNA sequence CGCATCGATCTTTTCAATTTCCAAATCGATAATATCGTCCATCATTCTTTGGGCATAACCAACATGCTCTTTGAATAATTCAAAATTAAATTTCGCTTTTTTCGTAAACGGATTTTCCACGTAAGAGAAAAGATTCACCGCCAACAATCGGCAAGAATCATACGGACACAAAGGAATCTCTCCACACGGATTCGTGGAAACTGTTTCGTAGCCGATTTCTGCATAACAATCCGGCAAAGATTCATTAATAATGGTATCCCAGAAAAGAATTCCAGGTTCTGCAGATTTCCAGGCGTTATGAATAATTTTATCCCAAAGATCAGTCGCTTTTATTTCCTTTTGAAATTTCGGATTTGCACTATGAATAGGATATTTCTGAATATAATTTTCTTTATTGACAACGGCTTTCATAAATTCGTCATCGATTCGCACGGAAATATTCGCACCCGTTATTTTTCCCTGCTCCAATTTCGCATCTACAAAATCTTCAGAATCCGGATGATTTACGGACACAGAAAGCATCAACGCGCCTCTCCTACCATCTTGTGCAACTTCCCGCGTCGAGTTAGAATATCTTTCCATAAAAGGAACCAAACCCGTTGACGTCAACGCAGAATTCTTTACTGCAGAACCTTTCGGACGAATGTGTGACAAGTCGTGACCAACTCCACCGCGTCGCTTCATCAACTGAACCTGCTCTTCATCAATTTTCATAATGCTTCCGTAGGAATCACTTTGCGTTCCGCTGCCAATTACAAAACAATTTGAAAGCGAAGCAATCTGGAAATTATTCCCAATTCCCGTCATCGGACTTCCTTGCGGAATAATATATTTGAATTTTTTAATGAGATCAAAGACCTTTTCTTCCGAAAGAGCATTTGGATATTTCGCTTCAACTCTGGCAATTTCGGACGCAATTCGGTGATGCATATCATCGGGATTTTGTTCGTAAATGTTTCCCTCTGAATCTTTTAAGGCGTATTTGCTCACCCAAACTTTAGCGGCTAAATCATCACCTTCGAAATATTGTAAGGAAGATTGAATTGCTTCATCGTACGTATAAGTTTTTATTTTTTTTGCTAAGAGAGTTGATTCCATAATTAATTTTTTTGACGAAATAAATATACAGAAGTATCTTTTAATAAAAAATTGTTTGCAAATAATTTAATTCAACCATTTGTAAATCAACAAAATAAATATTTTAAAAATTATAAAAGTTCACAAAAAATAAAATTTACAATATGATTAAAATCATAAACTTAAGAAAGAATTATATATTTCCAATAAAGATTTTTTTTGCCGAGTTGTTATAAATAATAAAACGTCTATTAAGTTGAAAATATTTATTTTAATACCTAGAATAATATTCTAAAATGATTTCATTTTCTGGAAAGATATTTTTTTTCTTCAATAAATTTAAAATCACATCTACTAATTTTCTTTGTTTCTCAGTTTTTTCATTAGCAATAAATCCTACTTTAAAATTTCTATCTGAGAATAGAATACTAAAACCATAACTTGTTCCATCAATTTCGGTTCCTTCTGTTATTTGGTAATCAACAGTTGACAGATCGTTCAATGCTAATTTTATGGGAAGCAATTCTTCATTCGTTAAATTCGTGACGAAAGGATGAATTGGCTTTCTCAAAACATATTCTCTTTTACTACTTTGACCATTTGCACTTGGCGGTGCCGGCGGTTCTTGAATGTTTGGATAAATGTTTTTAAATGTTAAATATTTTTTATCAAAATTTAGAACTACTTCAGTATTCTCTTTTAATGATGGTTGAAACATAAAAGTTAATAATTCAAGATTTTTTACTTTATCAGTTTCAATACTACTTTCGACAATTTTTTTATTCTCATTACAAGAAAGAATTATTAGCAAAATTAAAATTAGAAATTTCTTCATACTATTTATGTAATGATGTTTTCTAAAACATTTTCGTACTTCTTTAAAATAAAATCTTTTGAAAACCGAGAGGAAATAGAATTTTTGATGGCTTCAGAATCATGAGCTTCTTTAAGCACAGTCAATATTTTATTTCCAAATTCCAGATGATTTTCAATATTAGAAATCTCACCATTTATTCCTGGCTGAATAATTTCAGTAATTCCACCAAGACAATTATTCACCAAAGAATAAGTTCCGCACGCTCCTGCTTCCAACAAAACATTTGGAAAACCTTCGTAACGGGAAGAGAGAATAAATAAATCTGCGAACTTCAAAAACTGATAAGGATTTTTTTGCTGTCCGTGAAAGATGACGTTTTTTAATCCCAAATCTTTTTTCATTTGATGAAGCAGTTCCTTATCTCGTCCATTTCCTAAAATATGTAGCAGAATCTTTTCATTTTTTAAATGACTGAAAACTTTTAATAAATTATCAAAACCTTTTCTGGAAGATAGATTTCCAATAGCCACAATATTTTTAAAATCATCTTTAAAAGATCCTGGCTTTTCTGAAGTTGCTAACTTTTCATCAATAAAATCAAAATCAACCGGATTATTAATCTTAATCAATTTCTCTTTTTTAATTTTAAAATTCTCAATCAGGTCATTTTGCATATCGTCGCTCTGACAAATAATCTTATCATAGTTATTGTAGAACTTATAAAAAAATCGGATTTCCTTTCGGGTAACGTGTTGCGAAACAACGTTAGTTTCTCTGGCGATGAATTTTGTCTTCGGAAAAAGTTTAATAAATAAAGCAAGATAAGCGTTCACTTCACCGAAACCACTGAAAACGACATCAGGTTTTCTCTTGCGAATTTCCTTTAAAATTGGTTTTAAAGAATGACGAATTCGGGGCGTTTTAATATCGATAATCTCAACATCATCTTTTAAAAATTCCAGATAACCTCCTTCTTTTCTTAAGAGTAGAATTTTTGGTTCAAACTTTTCGCGTGGCAAATGATTCGCAATCGTTGTTACGATTCGCTCTGCTCCGCCAGTTTCTAAATCGGGAAGTATAAAGAGGATAGAGATTTTTTTCATGTATTTTTATAAAACTTTATCAAAGATTTCAACTTTGACAAAGTGAATCTCAAATTTACAACAATTCGGGAAAGTCTTGAGAATGGTTATTTAAAATATGATTGATGATAAATTGATTGTCTTTTTGGTCAAAGAAAATATACCAAACGGTCCTTTTGTTCGCGGTATATTTTAGGTATTTATTACCATGTTTTTGAAATTTTACTGGGGAATTTTTTGAAATCGATTTATCAATATTCTGATCAATAAAATCAACAATCTTCATTGTATATTCGACCGCTGAATCTCTAAAACCAAAATAACTATTAGTATAAAGGATATCTACTAACTCACTTAATATTTCTAGTGCAGAGTCAGAATATATTGTTATTTCTCCCAAGGTAAAGAATCGATGTGTTGAATAATTCTTTTTCGGAATTCCGCAGAACTCATTCCCTTCGCAAACCTTTCGTCAAAATCATCTTTTACCGCATATTTAGATTGAGGTTCTGAAATTAATGGAATAGATTTATCCTTACTTTTTAACTCAATCAATTGTGTTAGAATATCTAAATCATCAAGATGATGAACCCAACTAATAATTTCTCTTTTAAGGTCTAGAATTGGATTTTTCATGGGTTAAATTTTTTCAATCGAAAAACAAATTTACGACAATTCGGGAAAGTCTTGAGAATGGTTATTTAAAATATGATTGATGATAAAGTGATTGTCTTTTTGGTCAAAGAAAACATACCAATATGCATGCTTATTCACTTTGTAGCTAAGGAAGTACTTACCAAATTTTCGAAAAGGTTCGGGAGCGTTTTGAGAAATTGAATTTTCAATGTTATTCTCTATAACATCGTAAATTTCGTCAATATAATTGTCAACATCTTCTAAATAACTAAAATATTGCTTTATGTAAAGTATTTTTGCAAGATGATCTAATTGAGAAATAAAGTAAGCTGAATAAATTATTTGTCCCACCATTCTCTGATTATTTTTTTTGATTCCTTTCGAGCATTTTCTGGATTTAAGCCTTTAGCAAACCTTTCATCAAAATCATCTGTCCTGGAGTATTCGGATTGAGCATCGGAAACTAATGAAGCAGGTTCATCAAAATTTTTCAAATCCAACACCTTTTGAATTGTTTCCAAATCATCAAGATTTTTGATCCATTTGATCAATTCTTTCTTAATTTCAAAAATTGGATTTTCCATCATATGAATTTTATCTCTTATCAAATTTACAACAATTCCGGAAAGTCTTGAGAATGGTTATTTAAAATATGATTGATGATAAATTGATTATCTTTTTAATCAA is a window from the Kaistella flava (ex Peng et al. 2021) genome containing:
- a CDS encoding glycosyltransferase, giving the protein MKKISILFILPDLETGGAERIVTTIANHLPREKFEPKILLLRKEGGYLEFLKDDVEIIDIKTPRIRHSLKPILKEIRKRKPDVVFSGFGEVNAYLALFIKLFPKTKFIARETNVVSQHVTRKEIRFFYKFYNNYDKIICQSDDMQNDLIENFKIKKEKLIKINNPVDFDFIDEKLATSEKPGSFKDDFKNIVAIGNLSSRKGFDNLLKVFSHLKNEKILLHILGNGRDKELLHQMKKDLGLKNVIFHGQQKNPYQFLKFADLFILSSRYEGFPNVLLEAGACGTYSLVNNCLGGITEIIQPGINGEISNIENHLEFGNKILTVLKEAHDSEAIKNSISSRFSKDFILKKYENVLENIIT